The nucleotide window GGAGTAGGTTCACAACCTGCTCAGGGGTATGCCGCTTCCTCGCCATAGCCAGCTCCTTGTACCCAGTTCCTATGATTACAACTGGTACAGATCAAGCCGGGCAGACCAAGCTGAATGCGGCCTATACCTGGAGCAAATACTTGACGAATGTCCAGCCCGGCAATCCAGGAACAAACGGAGCAGGCATAGGCTATGACGAGGCTGCGAGTCCTCAGAACCCGCATAATCTGCGCGGTGACTATGGCGCGCCCGACTTTGACCGCCGGCATGTCTTTACCTCGGTGTGGGCCTATCAGTTGCCGTTCTTCCTGCACAGCGACAGCATATTCAGAAGGGAAGTGCTGAGTGGATGGGGTACATCTGGTCTGGCAGTGGCAGAAAGCGGCTTTGCGTTGAACCCGGCAGTAAGTGTTTCCGACGTTGGTCTGGCTACACATCCAAATCTGGTGGGACCTGCCAACTCGACAGGGAGCGGCAAGCCAGGAACGGGAACTACGTTTATCAACCCCAACGCATTTCAATCTCCGGCATTCGGCTATTTCGGTAACGCCTCTCCAGGTGTGGTCCGCGGACCGAAGGACGTGACTTTCAACGTAGCTGCCGATAAGAACTTCCCGATCACCGAGAAAGTGATTGCGAAGCTCAGAGTGGAGGCGTTCAACGTATTCAACCACCCCAACACGATCGTCAACTCCACCTGGAGTGGAGCCAGCGGAGGGACATTCGGCCAGGTCATCGGGTCAGGAGATCAGAGAATGATGGAGTTCTCAGGACGCTTGAGTTTCTGATTATCTGGGTATCGATCAACAAGGGCCAATGCGGTACTGGTAGCGAAGAGAACTAAGAGCCCATTCGGTGTCCCGACGGGATTCGAACCCCTGTTACCGATGTGAAAGACTCCCTGGAAGTCAGAACTGAATGAAAATGCCAGCCGGGAAACTATTGGAACACGTCCTTAGTGCAGCAAGGGATAGCCCAATTAGTACTCAGTGGGCGCCCGAAGTGGTTCAGAGATGTCGGATATGGCGATGCCGACAAGTGATCGGGTTCGAACCAACGGCCTAGGGCGTGTCGACATATTGAGAGAGCCATCTCCGGGCACAAGCGATGGCGACGGTGGCGTGAAAATTTTGCTTGAGTTTATCAAAGCGAGTGCTGAGTCTTCTGAATTGCTTGAGGTGGGCGAAGGTTCGTTCGATGCGGTTTCGCGTTCAGTATAAGGTGCGATTGAAGTCGCGTTGAGTCAGTCGCCGTTTACTGGGTGGGATGATGGCTTCGATGTTTTGTTCGGCGAGATGGTCGAGGATGTAGTTCATATCATAACCCTTGTCGGCCAGAACCGCCTTGGGTCGAAGGTCCCCGAGCAAGGTCAGGGCCTGGGTATAGTCGTTTCGTTCGCCGCCGGTCAACAGGAAGCCTAGAGGG belongs to Silvibacterium dinghuense and includes:
- a CDS encoding transposase, which gives rise to MERTFAHLKQFRRLSTRFDKLKQNFHATVAIACARRWLSQYVDTP
- a CDS encoding transposase — protein: MKHKIHLLADGLGRPLGFLLTGGERNDYTQALTLLGDLRPKAVLADKGYDMNYILDHLAEQNIEAIIPPSKRRLTQRDFNRTLY